In Anguilla rostrata isolate EN2019 chromosome 1, ASM1855537v3, whole genome shotgun sequence, a genomic segment contains:
- the LOC135234685 gene encoding apolipoprotein A-IV-like: protein MKVYVLLVLAALAGCHADLAQPQVTQLDLVKDAFWDYVAKATLTAQDTLQMIRESELGQEVNAKITESADLASQYAVSLRSQVTPLAQDLVNKITQEAELLKERLGQDVSTVRAQLEPYAEELRANIEQQVEKLRQEVAPYTESLDTEALKATLLQKSEELKQTLEQRVQELQAQLGPYTEELKEKVEQRLQEFQQSVAPLAESLQTQLAQRAKVLQQSLAPYAEDLREKLDPYAQDLKSQLTALWESFAKSS, encoded by the exons ATGAAGGTTTACGTGCTGCTCGTATTGGCAGCATTAGCTG GTTGTCATGCTGACCTTGCCCAGCCACAAGTAACACAACTTGACTTGGTGAaggatgcattctgggattatGTCGCCAAGGCGACACTCACTGCTCAGGACACCCTGCAGATGATCAGGGAGTCTGAACTGGGACAGGAAGTCAA TGCTAAGATCACAGAGAGCGCAGATCTGGCCAGCCAATACGCAGTCTCTCTGCGCAGTCAGGTGACTCCTCTGGCCCAGGACCTTGTGAACAAAATCACCCAGGAGGCCGAGCTGCTGAAGGAGCGTCTGGGACAGGACGTGAGCACGGTGAGGGCCCAGCTGGAGCCCTACGCAGAGGAGCTGAGGGCCAACATCGAGCAGCAGGTGGAGAAGCTGCGGCAGGAGGTGGCCCCCTACACAGAGTCCCTGGACACTGAAGCCCTGAAGGCCACCCTGCTCCAGAAGAGCGAGGAGCTGAAGCAGACCCTGGAGCAGAGagtgcaggagctgcaggcccAGCTGGGCCCCTACActgaggagctgaaggagaaagTGGAGCAGCGTCTGCAGGAGTTCCAGCAGAGTGTGGCTCCCCTGGCTGAGAGCCTCCAGACCCAGCTGGCCCAGAGAGCCAAGGTGCTTCAGCAGAGTCTGGCGCCCTACGCTGAAGACCTGAGAGAGAAGCTGGACCCCTACGCCCAGGACCTCAAATCCCAGCTCACCGCTCTCTGGGAGTCCTTTGCCAAGAGCAGTTAA